From a region of the Arachis ipaensis cultivar K30076 chromosome B09, Araip1.1, whole genome shotgun sequence genome:
- the LOC107615601 gene encoding uncharacterized protein LOC107615601: protein MATHVRGRTRTRESRNEQPADNHAEFMAAMANLVNTMKANASVTLQAVQRLGQPVGNGNGNGKGNANNNAEGNGDNTGVVPMNLATFRKVYPPTFRGSTNFTKVNHWFQAIERALQAQHVPLNQYVEFAAYQLAGEAQPWWQAECRLLQLQNADIPWEVFQTAFYKKYFPESAEEAKEMELMQLKQGSISVAEYTKFQELCRFSRVCQGDSKTFESWRCIKYQRGLMESIMAAVAPMEIRVFSDLVNKARVMKEYAKTVVVSKDTHGGSSSRGRGKYFHPRGLQKEQSESVSIGLGGCFKCGFPGHIARDYPRRRNQNAGQSQHQGRVFAVNAKDASKADPLMRGICLIGDKPLVALYDTRVSHSFISFVKVEELGLKVSKLPFDIGKECQGYILLAANTLGDAQNLDQIPVVKDFAEVFPEDIPEFPPQREIEFTIELVPVVGPVSIVPYRMALIELAELKTQVFRPFFDKFVVVFINDILVYSKTVKEHEQHLRIVLQILKEQKLYAKLSKCEFWKEEVKFLGHVVSKGRIAVDPSKVEAVMEWERPTTVMEVRSFLGLAGYYRRFIEGFSWIALPMTKLTRKEVPFVWTSECEESF, encoded by the exons atggccactcacgtGCGAGGTCGGACACGTACACGGGAAAGTAGGAATGAGCAACCAGCtgataaccatgccgagttcatggcAGCCATGGCTAACTTAGTGAACACCATGAAAGCGAATGCTTCTGTGACTCTGCAAGCTGTtcagaggttaggccaaccggTGGGGAATGGTAATGGAAATGGCAAAGGAAATGCCAATAATAATGCTGAGGGAAATGGCGATAACACGGGAGTAGTTCCGATGAACTTGGCAACGTTCCGTAAGGTTTATCCGCCAACTTTTCGAGGATCCACAAATTTTACTAAAGTGAACCACTGGTTCCAGGCTATAGAGCGTGCTTTACAAGCGCAGCATGTTCCTCTTAATCAATATGTAGAGTTTGCCGCTTATCAGCTAGCGGGAGAGGCCCAGCCCTGGTGGCAAGCTGAGTGTCGTTTGCTACAGCTTCAGAACGCCGACATTCCATGGGAGGTGTTCCAAACGGCTTTCTACAAGAAATACTTCCCTGAGTCTGCAGAGGAAGCGAAGGAGATGGAGctaatgcagctgaagcaaggttccatTTCTGTCGCTGAGTACACCAAGTTCCAAGAGCTTTGTAGGTTTTCTCGGGTGTGTCAGGGTGACTCGAAGACTTTCGAGAGCTGGAGGTGCATTAAGTACCAAAGGGGTTTAATGGAGAGCATTATGGCtgctgtggctcctatggagatcCGTGTCTTCTCTGACTTGGTGAATAAGGCTAGAGTGATGAAGGAGTATGCCAAGACCGTGGTGGTATCCAAGGACACTCATGGAGGGAGCTCTAGTCGAGGGCGTGGCAAGTACTTTCATCCAAGGGGGCTTCAGAAAGAACAATCAGAATCAGTTTCA ATTGGTTTAGGTGGTTGCTTCAAGTGTGGGTTTCCTGGCCACATTGCGAGGGATTACCCTCGTAGGAGGAATCAGAATGCAGGCCAGAGTCAGCATCAAGGTCGAGTCTTTGCTGTGAATGCCAAGGATGCTTCCAAGGCAGATCCAttgatgagaggtatatgtcTAATTGGTGATAAGCCCTTAGTTGCATTGTATGATACTAGAGTTTCACATTCGTTTATTTCGTTTGTTAAAGTTGAGGAATTAGGTTTAAAAGTGTCAAAGTTACCTTTTGATAT TGGGAAggagtgtcagggttatattcTATTGGCTGCAAATACGTTGGGTGATGCGCAGAACTTGGATCAGATACCAGTGGTTAAAGATTTTGCAGAAGTGTTCCCGGAAGATATCCCTGAGTTTCCACCTCAGAGGGAAATTGAATTTACAATTGAATTGGTGCCGGTAGTCGGACCAGTGTCGATTGTGCCTTATAGAATGGCTCTGATAGAGCTGGCAGAgttaaagactca agtcttTCGTCCCTTTTTCgacaaattcgtggtggttttcataAATGACATCTTAGTTTATTCTAAGACGGTGAAAGAGCATGAGCAAcacttgaggattgtgttgcaaatccTAAAGGAGCAAAAGTTGTATGCTAAGTTGTCGAAGTGCGAGTTCTGGAAGGAAGAAGTAAAGTTCTTAGGTCATGTGGTGAGCAAAGGACGAATAGCCGTAGACCCTTCAAAGGTagaagcggtgatggaatgggaaagaccgaCGACTGTGATGGAAGTCAGGAGCTTTTTGGGTTTAGCCGGATATTACCGGAGATTTATCGAAGGATTTTCCTGGATTGCGCTACCAATGACAAAGTTGACAAGGAAAGAAGTGCCATTTGTGTGGACGTCGGAGTGCGAAGAGAGTTTTTAG